Genomic window (Ignavibacteria bacterium):
GACGTTCGGACCAATTAAAAAATTTCCACAAAATTGGGACTCGAGTTCCTGGGACATAGAAGTATAACAATCCCAATACAGACATCATTAAAAAAATTGAAGTAACGACAACCGCAAAGAGAAAGTCCAAAGTATGAACATCCAATTCACGCTTGAAACTTCCAAAATCACTAAACAATTCCAAAATGAACAAGCCGACAAGGTGAAAACCGGAAATAAGTTCTGCGATGTTCCAAATAGAAAAAAGAATTATAAGCGAAAAAAAGCTACGAAGGAGTATTCGGTTTTTCCTGAGATTATTTTTCATCTATCCAATCGTCTCGAATGAAACTCTGGCGTCCAATTTTGCATGAAGCATATCTGCGATGAAATTCCCTGTAATCACCAAAAATCCGGAGATTAAAGTGCAACCTATAACCAAAGGATAATCACGGGAGAAAATTGCATCAACTGTCAACCTTCCCAAACCAGGCAGAGAAAAAATCGTTTCAGTGATTAATGCCCCGCTGAGCAAAGAACCAATTTCAATTCCAAGCAGAGTGATTAAAGGCAGAAGAGAATTCGGCAAGGCATGAGAAAGTACAAGTTTTCGTTCACCCATTCCAGTGGATCTGAGTGCGGTTATAAATGGTTGGCTCAAAACATTAGAAAGACTTTCTCTAACGAAACGCGTAGTAAACGCTGCTGAAGTTATGGTGAGCGTTAGAACCGGCAAAAAAATGTGATGCAAAAAATCGAGAAACTGATTTACTGCAGAAAAATCTTCATATTCAGTCGAGTGTAAATGTGAAGTCGGGAATAAACCAAGCTTCACTGAGCCAAAATATATCAGAAAGAGTCCAATTAAGAAGGAAGGTGCAC
Coding sequences:
- a CDS encoding ABC transporter permease, whose translation is MFLRRFLRRIFASAVMLIALITIVFFLVRLVPGDPTHQYYSPKLGSELADRVKVQFGLDQPVHVQFLKWFGNLAAGDLGYSISFRKPVIDVILTALPVTLTLAVLALIFQMFLGILFGTLAGANPNSKLDNTINIGSLVIYCAPSFLIGLFLIYFGSVKLGLFPTSHLHSTEYEDFSAVNQFLDFLHHIFLPVLTLTITSAAFTTRFVRESLSNVLSQPFITALRSTGMGERKLVLSHALPNSLLPLITLLGIEIGSLLSGALITETIFSLPGLGRLTVDAIFSRDYPLVIGCTLISGFLVITGNFIADMLHAKLDARVSFETIG